In one Epinephelus moara isolate mb chromosome 6, YSFRI_EMoa_1.0, whole genome shotgun sequence genomic region, the following are encoded:
- the LOC126391661 gene encoding transmembrane protein 158: protein MLNDSPTLLLALTAVAGLLQRCQGWSDEDLLLPPINSSNRFLANLEVDVRFSKRSVEESEASPDASSLQTLSQCNVSVQRLQPTSLVARWDSSFGFQCDVLIYTTNNHGRAFFSASFNRAISPVVIEHLGVTGGQQELRLCVGCGMSRYRRFGQGRSRGQQTGDQITFCCVDFSLDELKGDKSWRLNRKPIESTLVACFMTLVIIVWSVAALIWPVPIIAGFLPNGMEQRRPR from the coding sequence ATGCTGAACGACTCTCCGACTCTCCTGCTGGCTCTCACAGCGGTGGCCGGACTTCTCCAGCGATGCCAAGGCTGGAGCGACGAAGACCTCCTCCTGCCGCCCATCAACTCCTCCAACAGGTTCCTGGCCAACCTGGAGGTGGACGTGCGCTTCTCCAAGAGGTCCGTGGAGGAGAGCGAAGCCTCGCCCGACGCCTCCTCCCTGCAGACTCTGTCCCAGTGCAACGTGAGCGTCCAGAGACTCCAGCCCACCTCGCTGGTGGCCCGCTGGGACAGCAGCTTCGGCTTCCAGTGTGATGTGCTCATCTACACCACCAACAACCACGGAAGGGCTTTTTTCTCCGCGTCTTTCAACAGGGCGATCTCGCCTGTCGTCATCGAGCATCTCGGGGTCACCGGGGGTCAGCAGGAGTTGAGGCTGTGCGTGGGCTGCGGGATGTCCCGGTACCGGCGGTTTGGGCAGGGCAGGTCGAGGGGCCAGCAGACCGGGGATCAGATCACTTTCTGCTGCGTGGATTTCAGCCTCGACGAGCTGAAGGGGGACAAAAGTTGGAGGCTGAACAGAAAGCCCATCGAGTCGACACTTGTGGCTTGTTTCATGACTTTGGTCATCATTGTGTGGAGTGTTGCTGCTCTCATATGGCCAGTCCCGATCATTGCAGGATTTCTGCCTAATGGGATGGAGCAGAGGAGACCGagataa